One genomic segment of Coffea arabica cultivar ET-39 chromosome 6e, Coffea Arabica ET-39 HiFi, whole genome shotgun sequence includes these proteins:
- the LOC140009795 gene encoding uncharacterized protein encodes MKQFADRHRTDRAFAEGNWVYLKLQAYRQTTVAVRKNLKLAAKYYGPYQIEKRVGAVAYKLKLPSGAAIHPVFHVSLLKPSTKGAPASTILPQPSEEGSFAIIPSSILDRRWIDRGGHKVEQILVQWKDDATWEDLSVIRSQFPDFNPRD; translated from the coding sequence ATGAAACAATTTGCAGACAGGCACAGGACCGACAGGGCATTTGCCGAAGGGAATTGGGTTTACCTGAAGCTACAGGCTTATAGACAAACCACTGTGGCTGTTCGAAAAAATTTGAAGCTGGCAGCTAAGTATTATGGACCCTATCAGATTGAAAAAAGGGTTGGAGCAGTAGCCTATAAACTCAAGCTGCCTTCAGGAGCTGCAATTCACCCTGTATTTCATGTTTCGCTTTTAAAACCCTCCACAAAAGGTGCTCCAGCTAGCACAATACTACCCCAGCCAAGTGAGGAAGGCTCTTTTGCTATCATCCCTTCCTCTATACTGGATCGCAGATGGATTGATAGGGGTGGACACAAAGTAGAACAGATTTTGGTACAATGGAAGGATGATGCAACGTGGGAAGACCTGTCAGTCATCAGGAGTCAATTTCCTGATTTCAATCCTAGAGACTAG